One genomic region from Paramicrobacterium agarici encodes:
- a CDS encoding TraR/DksA family transcriptional regulator, giving the protein MATSRLSDSTLEHFATVLQRRREELLHLMHANDEALGQVRESLSEGTNDDEHDPEGPTMSDEWSKLTGLQAEGVTELRELDAALERISNHEFGMCASCGTAIGRPRLEARPYTTLCIDCARKAETH; this is encoded by the coding sequence ATGGCCACTTCACGACTGAGCGACAGCACACTCGAGCACTTCGCCACTGTTCTGCAGCGCCGCAGAGAAGAACTGCTGCACCTGATGCACGCCAACGACGAGGCGCTCGGCCAGGTACGCGAATCGCTCAGCGAGGGGACGAACGACGACGAGCACGACCCCGAGGGCCCGACGATGTCGGATGAGTGGTCGAAGCTCACCGGTTTGCAGGCCGAGGGCGTGACGGAGCTGCGCGAACTCGACGCCGCTCTCGAGCGCATCTCGAATCACGAGTTCGGCATGTGCGCGTCGTGCGGCACCGCGATCGGACGGCCCCGGCTCGAGGCGCGGCCCTATACGACGCTGTGCATCGACTGCGCGCGCAAGGCCGAGACCCACTGA
- a CDS encoding RecQ family ATP-dependent DNA helicase, with the protein MIDTTRIAALEKLRTLVGRDDAEFHDGQFEAISALVDDRERTLVVQRTGWGKSAVYFVATLLLRQAGAGPTLLVSPLLALMRDQIAAAARAGVRAASISSANAHEWADVVDALGRDEIDVLLVSPERLNNPSFRDEQLPQLVDRTGLLVVDEAHCISDWGHDFRPDYRRLRDLVSRMPAGVPVLATTATANKRVADDVEEQLSAGGQAVTTIRGPLARRSLRLGVLQLADSAARLAWLLSHLADLPGSGIVYALTVSAAEDTARLLRDAGHNVLAYTGRTDPGDRERAEEALKANDVKALVATSALGMGFDKPDLGFVVHLGAPSSPVSYYQQVGRAGRATEHADVLLLPGEEDRAIWRYFATASMPDEQAAHGVLAALAESDRPLSTPALESRVDLKRSTLELLLKVLDVDGAVQRVQGGWVTTGVPWQHDSERYERIAAERVAEQNAMIRYESGDECRMAFLQRQLDDDTAEDCGRCDVCAGRWYPVDADEGSRDAATQSLARVGVPIEPRAQWPTGSDRVGLAVKGRISPERRLEPGRALARLTDLGWGGRLREIFAPNAADAPVGSDVLDACVRVLADWDWEQRPAAIVSVPSHTRPQLVGSLAAGLSSIGRLPYLGALDGEATAPATGTMNSVFRLSSVWGRFRIGADLAHGLAAHAGAPILLVDDRADSRWTLTVAGQALLNAGAGSVLPFTLALQA; encoded by the coding sequence GTGATTGACACAACCCGAATCGCCGCACTCGAGAAGCTGCGCACCCTTGTCGGACGAGACGACGCAGAGTTTCACGACGGACAGTTCGAGGCGATCTCAGCGCTCGTCGACGATCGTGAGCGCACCCTCGTCGTACAGCGCACCGGGTGGGGCAAGTCCGCCGTCTACTTCGTCGCCACGCTGCTTCTGCGCCAGGCCGGTGCGGGACCGACGCTCCTGGTCTCGCCGCTACTCGCTCTCATGCGCGACCAGATCGCTGCCGCTGCGCGGGCCGGCGTGCGGGCAGCATCCATCAGCTCTGCCAACGCGCACGAGTGGGCAGACGTGGTCGATGCCCTGGGGCGCGACGAGATCGACGTGCTGCTCGTGTCACCCGAGCGCTTGAACAACCCCTCGTTCCGCGACGAGCAGCTGCCGCAGCTTGTCGACCGCACGGGTTTGCTCGTCGTTGACGAGGCGCACTGCATCTCCGACTGGGGCCACGATTTTCGTCCCGACTACCGCCGTTTGCGCGACCTCGTCTCGCGCATGCCGGCCGGCGTTCCGGTTCTCGCGACCACCGCGACGGCGAACAAGCGCGTCGCCGACGACGTCGAAGAGCAGCTGAGCGCCGGAGGGCAAGCGGTGACGACCATCAGGGGTCCGCTTGCGCGACGATCGTTACGCCTCGGCGTGCTCCAGCTTGCCGACAGCGCCGCGAGACTCGCGTGGCTGCTCAGTCACCTCGCAGATCTGCCGGGGAGCGGCATCGTCTACGCCCTCACGGTCTCCGCCGCCGAAGACACCGCCCGGCTTCTGCGCGACGCGGGGCACAACGTGCTCGCCTACACGGGGCGCACCGACCCGGGCGACCGAGAGCGGGCCGAAGAGGCGCTCAAGGCGAACGACGTCAAGGCACTCGTCGCCACGAGCGCTCTCGGCATGGGCTTCGACAAGCCCGATCTTGGCTTCGTCGTGCACCTCGGCGCGCCGTCTTCCCCGGTCTCCTACTATCAGCAGGTGGGGCGTGCGGGGCGTGCGACCGAGCACGCAGATGTTCTGCTGCTGCCCGGTGAAGAAGATCGCGCGATCTGGCGCTACTTCGCGACAGCATCCATGCCCGATGAGCAGGCCGCGCACGGTGTTCTCGCCGCACTCGCCGAGTCGGATCGGCCGCTCTCGACCCCGGCGCTCGAGTCGCGCGTCGACCTCAAGCGCAGCACTCTCGAACTGCTGCTCAAGGTGCTCGACGTCGACGGCGCTGTGCAGCGGGTTCAGGGCGGCTGGGTCACGACGGGCGTGCCGTGGCAGCACGACAGCGAGCGCTATGAACGCATTGCCGCCGAGCGCGTTGCCGAGCAGAACGCCATGATTCGCTATGAGAGCGGCGACGAGTGCCGCATGGCGTTTCTGCAGCGTCAGCTCGACGATGACACAGCAGAGGACTGCGGCCGCTGCGACGTCTGCGCAGGACGGTGGTATCCGGTCGACGCCGACGAGGGCTCGAGGGATGCTGCGACGCAGAGCCTCGCGCGCGTCGGCGTGCCGATCGAGCCGCGCGCGCAATGGCCGACAGGATCAGACCGTGTCGGGCTTGCCGTCAAGGGGCGCATCTCACCAGAGCGACGACTCGAGCCCGGTCGAGCACTTGCGCGGCTCACCGACCTGGGATGGGGAGGCCGCTTGCGCGAGATCTTCGCTCCGAACGCAGCCGACGCACCCGTCGGCTCCGATGTTCTCGATGCGTGCGTGCGCGTTCTCGCCGACTGGGACTGGGAGCAGCGTCCGGCCGCGATCGTGTCGGTCCCATCGCACACCCGCCCGCAGCTTGTCGGCTCGCTCGCGGCTGGACTCTCGTCGATCGGCCGACTGCCATATCTCGGCGCACTCGATGGCGAGGCGACCGCGCCTGCGACGGGAACCATGAACAGCGTCTTTCGCCTCTCGTCGGTGTGGGGCCGCTTTCGCATCGGCGCCGATCTGGCACATGGGCTCGCCGCCCACGCGGGCGCGCCGATTCTGCTCGTCGACGACCGCGCCGACAGCAGATGGACTCTCACGGTCGCCGGTCAGGCGCTGCTCAACGCCGGCGCCGGCTCGGTACTCCCGTTCACGCTAGCGCTGCAGGCGTGA
- a CDS encoding DUF7059 domain-containing protein translates to MTPPIAPLPARDAQPALPQKLRADLTAAAFSVSTLTALWGDDAERALHRNQRVPAIRRLDEQAVTPASTLARLFVLGLDVPREQVERALPTLGIDGAAELGLMSAAGDSIRPLKDLRPYSFVDADGAGSWWIVSDLGELSRPGPLDEDHVLGVGGASMTLAGLMLQARVDRVLDLGTGCGIQALHAARHAKHVVATDISDAALTTARLNADLNAVTNIEFRHGSLYEPVAGERFDRIVSNPPFVITPRRPGVPAYEYRDGGLVGDEIVRTVIVGSADHLVPGGTVQMLANWEYRAGETGSDRVARWLHDNAADALDSWVIEREVQSPEEYAETWIRDGGTREGTEKFNALYGAWLDDFAERGVRQVGFGYVFLRRRDASSGPVWNRHERLLSAPGQNEAGLGVHIAACVAAHDAQARLSDDDLAASTLVVAGDVTQEQHHWPGSDDPTAIIVRQGGGFGRSIPVDTALAALVGACDGDLSVGAITAALAQLLEVDERALRAQLLPRVREFVDDGILSFALPQKPDRQR, encoded by the coding sequence GTGACTCCACCGATCGCTCCGCTGCCAGCGCGTGACGCGCAGCCCGCGCTCCCGCAGAAGCTCAGGGCCGATCTGACGGCCGCAGCCTTCTCGGTCTCGACGCTCACGGCCCTGTGGGGAGACGACGCCGAGCGGGCGCTGCACCGCAATCAGCGCGTGCCGGCGATTCGCCGCCTCGATGAGCAGGCCGTGACGCCCGCGTCGACGCTCGCGCGGCTGTTCGTGCTCGGTCTCGACGTACCCCGCGAGCAGGTTGAGCGCGCGCTGCCGACGCTGGGTATCGACGGCGCTGCCGAGCTTGGTCTCATGAGCGCAGCGGGCGACAGCATCCGTCCCCTCAAAGATCTGCGGCCGTACAGTTTTGTCGACGCAGACGGTGCGGGCAGCTGGTGGATCGTGTCTGACCTCGGCGAGCTCAGTCGCCCTGGTCCGCTCGACGAAGACCACGTGCTCGGCGTTGGCGGGGCATCGATGACGCTCGCGGGCCTCATGCTGCAGGCGAGAGTCGATCGGGTGCTTGACCTGGGCACCGGTTGCGGCATTCAGGCGCTGCACGCCGCTCGGCACGCAAAGCACGTGGTCGCCACGGACATCTCGGATGCGGCGCTGACCACGGCCCGGCTGAACGCCGACCTCAATGCGGTGACCAACATCGAGTTTCGGCACGGCAGTCTGTATGAACCGGTCGCGGGTGAACGGTTCGATCGGATCGTGAGCAATCCGCCGTTCGTCATCACACCGCGGCGGCCGGGTGTGCCGGCGTATGAGTACCGCGACGGCGGGCTCGTGGGCGATGAGATCGTGCGCACCGTGATCGTCGGCAGCGCCGACCACTTGGTACCAGGCGGCACCGTGCAGATGCTGGCGAACTGGGAGTATCGCGCCGGCGAAACAGGCAGTGATCGCGTTGCGCGCTGGCTGCACGACAACGCCGCAGACGCCCTCGATTCGTGGGTCATCGAGCGTGAGGTGCAGTCTCCCGAGGAGTACGCCGAGACGTGGATTCGCGACGGCGGCACGCGCGAAGGGACGGAGAAGTTCAATGCACTCTACGGGGCGTGGCTTGACGACTTTGCCGAGCGCGGAGTGCGTCAGGTGGGCTTCGGCTATGTCTTTCTGAGGCGACGAGACGCGTCGTCGGGCCCCGTGTGGAACCGCCATGAGCGGTTACTGTCCGCGCCGGGGCAGAACGAAGCGGGACTCGGCGTGCACATCGCAGCGTGCGTCGCCGCGCATGATGCGCAAGCCAGGTTGAGCGATGACGACCTCGCCGCTTCGACGCTCGTCGTCGCAGGAGATGTCACTCAGGAGCAGCACCACTGGCCCGGAAGCGACGATCCCACAGCGATCATCGTGCGTCAGGGCGGCGGCTTCGGCCGCAGCATCCCCGTCGATACCGCTCTTGCCGCGCTCGTCGGCGCATGCGACGGCGACCTGTCGGTCGGCGCGATCACAGCAGCGCTCGCTCAGCTTCTCGAGGTCGACGAGCGAGCGCTGAGGGCGCAGCTGCTTCCGCGCGTGCGCGAGTTCGTCGACGACGGCATCCTCTCGTTTGCGCTACCTCAGAAGCCCGATCGCCAAAGATAA
- a CDS encoding ATP-binding protein, whose translation MIGTPVRASMVGRDAELSALSDIFARSLAGSPHVALVAGEAGIGKTRLLREFQEHARTRANVAVGQCIDYGATPVPYAPIVSILRTIVADMGAEAAREVAGPGRDALLLLLPELGDGPLDWSEVSASRLHDVIAVLIEAYAQQAPLVVMIEDLHWADDSTLTMLRFLMRAITNVRVLIVVSVRSEDVGRGSAVHTFLAESERARLMERIELTRLDRQQVRDLAETFRRSPLDDDALDRVFDRTEGVPFFVEELSSCTEGAMPDTLRDLLLARYDALDATAQRIVRVLSASNGWLPHVILRDVVDESDADLDDAVRAGVQASILEVDRDAYCFRHSLLREAAQGELLPGERGRVHLAYARAFEQHPEIDAEYEIAHHWNAAGDSPRALASAVTAMMSAKKAYAYATASQLGELAIELWERVPDAEDLTGTTRVRLLSTVASMHRNAGSGERAIAVVNAALDEADRSPVEPALFVRLLRDKAQYLANIGRPGAVELLIDALALMGDVDDEHPSHVHDEKLRANLLNMLAARYMLAGKAHEAIVTAATAHDVAMAAGERSEQSVAANLRGMSRAQLGDIDEALADLERARENAIDSSSRLRFSVNYSDLLNLLGRYQEAIDVARAGLARAIELGVERSSGAIMLHNLIDPLFALGDIDEAERIIDRTLSLGSLTVPQSYTQRTRVQALLWRGDTATAKRLAEQWLPGFDVTATVERQLWWASGTLRVELALADRDWTTAWQTVTTILDDPASASHVVHRRNRLLDAAGIVARLRTVVSESEADAAAATVLNAWRALPDPVTPEPLSAIVTGLVAVPDASGVDVLRAAADAAEDPTVPALTRPFVYMQYAKALVASGERSRAASTLAHALEVVTALAHAGLRAELEEYADAAGLRSPADVGSMPILTARESQVLDLIAQGLSNRQIGERLFISTKTASVHVSAILRKLGVSTRTEAAVAARRAVG comes from the coding sequence ATGATCGGAACGCCCGTGCGAGCCTCAATGGTGGGGCGCGACGCCGAGCTGTCGGCGTTGAGCGACATTTTCGCGCGCAGCCTCGCCGGGTCGCCTCACGTCGCGCTTGTCGCGGGCGAAGCGGGCATCGGCAAGACGCGGCTTCTGCGCGAGTTTCAGGAGCACGCGCGCACGCGTGCGAACGTCGCCGTGGGCCAGTGCATCGACTATGGCGCGACGCCGGTTCCGTACGCGCCGATCGTCAGCATTCTGCGCACGATCGTCGCCGACATGGGCGCCGAAGCCGCGCGCGAGGTCGCCGGCCCCGGGCGCGATGCTCTGCTGCTTCTGCTTCCTGAACTCGGCGACGGCCCGCTCGACTGGAGCGAGGTGAGCGCGAGCCGTCTGCACGACGTGATCGCGGTGCTCATTGAGGCATACGCGCAGCAGGCGCCGCTTGTCGTCATGATCGAAGACCTGCACTGGGCAGACGACTCGACGCTGACGATGCTGCGTTTTCTCATGCGGGCCATCACGAATGTGCGCGTGCTGATCGTCGTGAGCGTGCGCAGCGAAGACGTGGGTCGTGGTTCCGCCGTGCACACCTTTCTCGCCGAAAGCGAGCGCGCTCGGCTCATGGAGCGGATCGAGCTGACGCGGCTCGATCGTCAGCAGGTGCGTGATCTTGCCGAGACGTTTCGCCGGAGCCCGCTCGATGACGACGCCCTTGACCGCGTCTTCGATCGAACCGAGGGCGTGCCGTTCTTTGTCGAAGAGCTGTCGAGCTGCACTGAAGGCGCCATGCCCGACACCCTTCGAGATCTTCTTCTCGCTCGTTACGACGCGCTCGACGCAACCGCACAGCGCATCGTTCGCGTGCTCTCGGCGTCGAACGGCTGGCTTCCGCACGTGATTCTGCGCGACGTGGTTGACGAGAGTGACGCCGACCTCGACGACGCCGTGCGCGCCGGTGTGCAGGCAAGCATTCTCGAGGTCGATCGCGACGCCTACTGCTTTCGCCATTCGCTGCTGCGTGAGGCCGCACAAGGAGAGCTTCTGCCCGGTGAGCGAGGCCGCGTTCACCTTGCATATGCGCGCGCCTTCGAGCAGCATCCTGAAATCGATGCCGAGTACGAGATTGCGCACCATTGGAACGCCGCCGGTGATTCGCCGCGCGCGCTCGCCTCGGCCGTGACGGCGATGATGAGCGCGAAGAAGGCCTACGCCTACGCGACCGCTTCTCAGCTGGGCGAGCTCGCAATCGAGCTCTGGGAGCGTGTGCCCGATGCGGAGGACTTGACGGGGACAACGCGAGTGCGGCTGCTCTCGACGGTTGCGTCGATGCACAGAAATGCGGGGTCGGGCGAACGCGCGATCGCCGTCGTCAATGCCGCACTCGACGAAGCAGATCGCTCCCCCGTTGAGCCAGCGCTCTTCGTTCGGCTGCTGCGCGATAAAGCGCAGTACCTCGCGAACATCGGAAGACCGGGAGCCGTCGAGCTGCTCATCGACGCGCTTGCGCTCATGGGCGACGTCGACGACGAGCATCCCTCGCACGTTCACGATGAGAAGCTGCGCGCCAACCTGCTCAACATGCTGGCGGCGCGCTACATGCTCGCGGGAAAGGCTCACGAGGCGATCGTCACCGCGGCTACCGCCCACGACGTGGCAATGGCGGCGGGCGAGCGGTCCGAACAGTCAGTCGCCGCGAATCTGCGCGGCATGTCGCGTGCTCAGCTCGGCGACATCGACGAGGCGCTCGCCGATCTCGAGCGTGCGCGCGAGAACGCCATCGACTCGAGTTCGCGCCTGCGCTTCAGTGTCAATTACTCCGACCTCCTCAATCTTCTCGGCCGCTACCAGGAGGCGATCGACGTGGCGCGCGCGGGCCTTGCCCGCGCGATCGAGCTCGGCGTTGAACGCAGCTCGGGGGCCATCATGCTGCACAACCTGATCGATCCGCTCTTCGCCCTCGGCGACATTGATGAAGCCGAGCGGATCATCGACCGCACGCTCTCGCTGGGGAGCCTCACGGTTCCGCAGTCCTACACCCAGAGAACGCGCGTGCAGGCGCTGCTGTGGCGGGGTGACACCGCGACGGCCAAGCGGCTTGCCGAGCAATGGCTTCCGGGATTCGACGTGACAGCGACCGTCGAACGGCAACTGTGGTGGGCGTCGGGCACCCTGCGGGTGGAACTTGCGCTCGCCGATCGCGACTGGACGACGGCGTGGCAGACGGTTACGACGATCCTCGACGATCCGGCAAGCGCCAGTCACGTCGTTCACCGTCGCAACCGGCTGCTCGATGCGGCGGGTATCGTGGCGCGCTTGCGAACCGTGGTCTCTGAGAGTGAAGCGGATGCTGCCGCTGCTACGGTTCTCAACGCATGGCGTGCGCTCCCCGACCCCGTGACGCCCGAACCGCTTTCTGCCATCGTCACGGGGCTCGTTGCCGTGCCCGATGCGTCGGGCGTTGACGTTCTCCGGGCAGCGGCCGACGCAGCTGAGGACCCCACCGTGCCCGCCCTGACCCGTCCGTTCGTGTACATGCAGTACGCGAAGGCGCTTGTCGCCTCGGGCGAGCGTTCGCGCGCAGCATCCACTCTTGCCCATGCTCTTGAGGTGGTGACGGCGCTGGCGCATGCGGGACTACGGGCGGAGCTTGAAGAGTATGCTGACGCTGCGGGACTGCGGTCACCGGCCGATGTCGGGAGTATGCCGATTCTGACGGCGCGTGAGAGCCAGGTTCTCGATCTGATTGCGCAGGGCCTCAGCAACCGTCAGATCGGTGAGCGGCTGTTCATCAGCACCAAGACGGCCAGCGTCCACGTTTCGGCGATTCTGCGCAAACTCGGGGTTTCCACGCGAACAGAAGCGGCCGTCGCTGCGCGCCGCGCCGTCGGTTAG
- a CDS encoding phosphodiesterase, translating to MTPRTAEYPRPDHFLLHISDTHLLGGDRRLYGSVDPAEQLRTLFAELEGSEGRPDAIVFTGDLADKGEPEAYDLLRRIVEPAAERLGARVIWAMGNHDNRAAVRSELLAEPPSMLPINRVYDVNGLRVITLDTSVPGEHYGDVTAEQLAWLREQLAVPAPHGTILAMHHPPIPSVLDLAVSVELRDQAALAEVLRGTDVRSILAGHLHYSSTATFAGIPVSVASASCYTQDLNVPVGGTRGRDGARAFNLVHVYESTVLHSVVPLGQYQVLDYVDADETARRLKADGVEIPLSRMQAAAAADAVANREPAPVG from the coding sequence GTGACTCCACGAACGGCCGAGTACCCGAGGCCGGACCACTTTCTTCTGCACATCAGCGACACCCACCTGCTCGGTGGGGATCGCAGGCTCTACGGCTCTGTCGACCCGGCGGAGCAGCTGCGTACGCTCTTTGCGGAGCTTGAGGGCTCTGAGGGTCGTCCCGATGCCATTGTGTTCACGGGTGACCTTGCCGATAAGGGCGAGCCCGAGGCCTACGACCTGCTGCGTCGTATTGTCGAGCCCGCAGCCGAGAGACTCGGTGCCCGGGTGATCTGGGCCATGGGCAATCACGACAATCGTGCGGCAGTCAGATCGGAGCTATTGGCCGAGCCGCCGAGCATGCTTCCCATCAATCGGGTGTACGACGTGAATGGCCTGCGGGTCATTACGCTCGACACGAGTGTTCCGGGTGAACACTATGGTGATGTCACGGCAGAGCAGCTTGCGTGGCTTCGGGAACAGCTTGCCGTTCCTGCTCCGCACGGCACGATTCTGGCGATGCATCATCCGCCGATTCCGAGTGTTCTCGACCTGGCGGTGAGTGTCGAGTTGCGTGATCAGGCTGCGCTTGCTGAGGTGCTGAGGGGTACGGATGTGCGCAGCATCCTTGCGGGGCATTTGCACTACTCATCGACAGCGACCTTTGCGGGCATTCCTGTGTCGGTGGCGTCGGCCAGTTGTTATACGCAGGATCTCAATGTGCCTGTCGGCGGAACGCGTGGTCGTGACGGGGCTCGTGCCTTCAACCTTGTACATGTGTATGAGAGCACGGTGTTGCACTCGGTCGTGCCGCTGGGGCAGTATCAGGTGCTTGATTATGTGGATGCTGATGAGACGGCGAGACGTCTGAAGGCAGATGGGGTCGAGATTCCGTTGTCTCGTATGCAGGCGGCGGCAGCTGCTGACGCGGTGGCGAATCGCGAGCCTGCGCCGGTCGGCTAG
- a CDS encoding HNH endonuclease signature motif containing protein, with product MRAAEEALSTVANLTDVDPSTLSADALLELTGLLGNIARLVEGRQVGNVGDIARRSDTNAGFNGLAARHGASSATGLFEKITGAKNSTAYRYTKLATHTTPRVSDTGLPLAPMFAQTAQALRDGVIGLDAAEAITATLAPVLPRAVPEQMDWAEATLLGNATGANGEAPVSADNLRQQARAFCAVLDPDGVEPTAEELHEARKLVFRHQENGTLKITGTLSPEQAAQVTPVFDAYMSKRTSPTFMHADEQADNEQAPEERSKPQERADVFTTIIGGTGKQKTAPKLHGRGPTVLVTVDERNLDSGTGAAWSPGTPVPLPMRFVTQMQCDGDTRHVQIDEHGEVLDLGHASREFSPKQRLALIARDGNTCAVPDCQIPAWLCEAHHIHGWKTGGRTDLSNGVLLCWWHHRVVEHGEWAIIRDETGRPRVVPPGWYVNRRYLGQREATRRDTTAAEPGTNAAETGTSVPRRGTNATRPGTSALEGTTTSENGGPPDDERDTGPRP from the coding sequence GTGCGTGCCGCTGAAGAAGCGCTGTCGACTGTCGCGAACCTTACCGATGTCGACCCAAGCACGCTCTCCGCGGATGCCCTGCTGGAGTTAACCGGTCTGCTCGGGAACATTGCTCGTCTTGTCGAGGGCCGCCAGGTCGGCAACGTCGGTGACATCGCCCGCCGCTCCGACACCAACGCCGGATTCAACGGTCTCGCCGCTCGTCATGGGGCGTCCTCTGCGACGGGACTGTTTGAGAAGATCACGGGGGCGAAGAACTCGACCGCCTACCGATACACGAAACTCGCCACCCACACGACACCGAGAGTTTCCGACACCGGGCTGCCCCTTGCTCCGATGTTCGCGCAGACCGCGCAAGCGTTGAGGGACGGTGTCATCGGTTTGGATGCTGCCGAAGCAATCACCGCGACACTCGCACCGGTCCTGCCGCGGGCGGTGCCGGAGCAGATGGACTGGGCCGAAGCGACCTTGCTGGGCAACGCGACCGGCGCGAACGGGGAGGCACCCGTGTCCGCGGATAACCTGCGGCAGCAGGCGAGAGCGTTCTGCGCCGTTCTCGACCCTGATGGGGTCGAACCCACCGCGGAGGAACTGCATGAGGCGAGGAAGCTGGTGTTTCGGCATCAAGAAAACGGGACCCTGAAGATCACCGGCACCCTGTCCCCGGAACAGGCAGCACAAGTGACACCCGTGTTTGACGCATACATGTCCAAACGCACCAGCCCAACGTTTATGCATGCCGACGAGCAAGCCGACAACGAGCAAGCACCGGAGGAGCGGTCGAAACCGCAAGAACGCGCCGACGTATTCACGACGATCATCGGCGGCACCGGAAAACAGAAGACCGCACCGAAACTCCACGGGCGAGGACCGACCGTGCTGGTGACTGTGGATGAACGCAACCTCGACAGCGGAACCGGGGCAGCGTGGTCACCGGGGACACCGGTGCCGCTGCCAATGAGGTTCGTGACCCAGATGCAGTGCGACGGCGATACCCGGCACGTGCAGATCGACGAGCACGGGGAGGTGCTTGACCTGGGACATGCCAGCCGGGAGTTCTCCCCGAAACAACGCCTCGCCCTGATCGCACGTGACGGCAACACCTGCGCGGTCCCCGACTGCCAGATTCCCGCCTGGCTGTGCGAAGCCCACCACATTCACGGATGGAAAACCGGCGGAAGAACAGACCTGTCCAACGGCGTCCTGCTGTGTTGGTGGCACCACCGCGTTGTCGAACACGGAGAATGGGCCATCATCCGCGACGAAACCGGTCGACCACGCGTGGTCCCACCGGGCTGGTATGTCAACAGACGCTATTTGGGACAGCGCGAAGCAACCAGACGCGATACGACTGCGGCAGAACCAGGAACAAACGCGGCCGAGACAGGGACGAGCGTGCCCCGGCGCGGGACCAACGCGACGAGACCAGGCACGAGTGCGCTCGAAGGCACAACCACCAGTGAAAACGGCGGTCCACCCGACGACGAACGAGATACCGGGCCGCGTCCCTGA